GTGGCGTTGACCGTGAAATTGGAGGTGCCCTCGGCTGTCGGCGTGCCGCTTAGGATTCCGGCAGCACTCAGAAGGAGGCCGTTCGGTAATTTGCCGCCAACCAAACTAAATAGAGGTTGTGGCGGTGTGTAGTTGACGCCTCCATCCATGACGAGGGCCTGACTGTAGCTGACGCCGAGCCCAGCCGGAGGCAGAGCCTCAGGCCGAATACTCGGGCGGGGCGCTTGGCCAGAAGCGTCATCCCCCCAGCAGGCAACCGTTCCCTGGGTCCGAAGGCCACAGGTGAAACCCCATCCGGCGGCCAATTGGGTGAACGTCCCGCTGGGCGGCGTGGACTCCCCGTGGCTGTTGTCGCCCCAGCAGGCGACTGAGCCATCGGTTCGGAGCCCGCAGGCGTGGAGGCCGCCGGCGTCGACCAAGCTGAAATTACCGGCGGGCGGTGTGGCTTGGCCATAAGTATTGTCGCCCCAGCAGGCGAGGGTCCCATCGGTTCTTACGCCGCAGCCGAAATCACCACCCTCGCCAGCGTTTCCGTTGGCTGCGGTCACCTGCAAGAATGTACCTGCCGGGGTTGAATTCGCATATTTCGTCCAGCCCCAGCAGATCGCCGTGCTGTTGCTTCGGACGCCGCAGTTGGCTTGCTGGCCGGCGCTGACTTGGATGAGGCCACCTGGCGTGGTGTCCCATTCCATGGTCCAGCATTCCGCTCCGCCGGTCGCCCGGATTCCGCAGCCATGCAGTTCGCCGGTGCTTAGCTGGGTGAACAGTGTCCCGGCTGGCGGTTGCGTAGCCTTGGAATTGGTCCCCCAACACACCGGTGTGGCGTCCTCGGCTGGCAGCGCGCACGAGCTCGCGCGTCCCGAGCTGATCTGAAAAAAATTGTCTGCCGGCGCGTCAGTCGCTCCACCGGAATTCGAGCCCCAGCAACTCGGGACGCCGGTGGCATCGAGTTCACAGGTGAAGGCTGCCCCCGCACTCAATTGGCGGGGATTGAACACGTCCGGCGGCGGACTCGCTTGGCCGTAGCTGTCGTCTCCCCAACATGCTGCCGTCCCTTTGAGAGTGACGCCGCAGGCGAAATAGGCCCCTGAGCTGAGCAAGGTAAAGACTCTGTCGTTCGGTGCGCTGGATTGGCCTTGGCTGTCGTTGCCCCAGCAAACGGCTTTGCCATTGGTTTTCAATCCGCAGGAGTAGTCGTAGCCGGTTTGGACTTCGGTGAAGGTATCCCCTGGGGCGCTCGCCTGCCCATTTGCGTTATCTCCCCAGCAAGCTACTGAGCCGTCGGTTTTCAGTGCGCAGGCGTGGTAGAGCCCCACGCTGACCTGGAGGAACGTGCCGGTGGGCGCTGTCGCTTGGCCATAAGTGTTGTCTCCCCAGCAGTTCAGTGTTCCGTCAAATTTCAGGCCGCATGCGAAGTAGCCAGTGACGGCGACTTGGCGATAGGTGCCCGAGGGGACGTTGATCTGGCCACGCGTGTTATTTCCCCAGCAGGCGGCGGTGCCGTCGGTTTTCACTCCGCAGGCGGATACGTATCCTGCACTGACTTGGATGAAGGTATCTGAGGGAGGCTCGGCTTGGCCATATCGGTTGTTGCCCCAGCAGGCCAGGGTACCGTCGGTCTTCAGTCCGCAGGAGAAAAAGCGGCCGGCGCTGACCTGGGTAAATGTGCCGCTCGGGGGGCTCGCTTGGCCCTCGCTGTCATCGCCCCAACAGATCACGGTGCCGTCGCTCTTCAGCCCGCAGGCGTGATAGCCGCCGGTGCTGAGGGTGTCTGCAAGAAGGCCGAGGCCATCTCGCGTCGCCATGACTCCTGCGCGCGAGTACGAAGCAACCAGACACAGCCCCAGCAGGGCGAAGCCGTACAGACCGATTCGTCTGAAACTGCGGCCTGAGTCCGCTGAATAGGGCCTTCGTTTGAAGGTGAGCACATGAACCTCCTTAAGTAAAATCGTGCCTTCACAACAGCCTCGGAATTTGGGTTCACTCGTACCTTACGAGACCATGATTACGAAAATTCGTTGATGCGCCGTGGAACTCGCAGGCAGGCACCGAGTTGTGGGCAAGTGCGCTCAGGCGGCTGTCAGCAAACCGCAGCGTCCGCCATTTCGGGCGCGGCGGTGCAGCCGGGTGTCCCCTGGAGGACACCCAAGCCCCGGTGTGGGCGGACGGCCTATCGTCGTGGCCATTCCTTGGAAGCCCGAACCGTTGTTGAACCAAGGCCCGCCGGACAGGTTCTTACCCCGGATTGCCTCCCTCGAGAGCGCCCGTCAATAAGGCCTTTGGGGCTCTGACGCCAAAGGATTTCTCAGGTCCGGCCCCCGCCGCTTCCCGACCTCAAATGTATCTCGAGATGATTTGAAATGGAACAAGCAGTATTTTTCAATGAGATTATCAGCCTGGATGTTCTTCAGGCCTAGATCACGGCCTGCGCTATCGGTGAGACACCCGAAGGCGGGGTGGGCGTCGAACAGCGCCAATTTGGCGTTTTCAAGAACGACCGGCGGGCGCTGGCCATCTGGGGCGTGGCCTTGGCGCCGGGCGAGGTCGCCATGGAGAGAACCGGCATCTACTGGAAGAGCCCCTGCGGGGTCCAGCAAGCCGCCGGCATCCACGCCAATGCGGTCAATGCTCCTGGACCAGATGAGCGAAGCCGTTGAGCTATCCGAGTGATTTGAAAGAGCACGAAAGGCGTGGATAGAGCGCTACTCCCAGCCCAAGGATCGGCGAGGTAGCGCGAGCAGACATTCGCGGTTGAGTCTGCATATTTCCGGAAAGATCCAAGATAGCTTCGCCGTCTTGCCCAAGCGCTGGGCTTCTTCGGCGCGCTCGCTTCGCTCGACTTTCTTGTGCTCGTTCATGAGTCGTGCGACCTGTCCACTTCGTGTTCGGCTCTCTCTTTAACGCCTTCACCCCATTGCTTCGACAGCAGCAGATCTGCAGCAGAAGTTGTTTCTATGCCGTGGCGCCGGCGGTCTGCAAAAGAATGTCTGCCGATCCTGAATTTCCTCCCTTGACAGGTCACGATTGTAAACTAGCCTGAATATCGAGGGTTTGTTACGCCGTGGTTGCGCCGGCAGTTCGGGAATGAATGTCTGCCGCCTCCAATTGCGCCCTTGACATGTTTGGATTGTAAACTAAGTTTAATATCGATGGTTTGTTATGCTTAAGGAAAATCCTTATCCAGAAAATATGTCTGAAAATTGATCCGGTTTTACCGAAACGAGGAGATGTTGTATGAACACCAAGTCTGTTTCCAAAACGATCGTATTTTCCATGGCTTTGGCGCTCATGGCGGGCGAATCCGCGCTTGCCGCGACCCAAACGATATTACTTACCGCAGACCTCACGGGTGAGGTAGGGACGGGGAGCGCCACGTCCACCTTCACGAACTCCAAGACCGGCAAGACCGTAACTAGGTCCAGCACGTTTGTTGCCACGGTGACGCTACCGATTGACGGCCGGGTATTGGCCGACCAGATGGCAGCGACGAGTGCTTCCGTCGTGCTGCAAATTTCAACTGCTGGGAGAAAATTTTCCTGCACTCTCCCGATCAGCACGATTTCCTGGAAGGACCAGCCGGACGGCACGAGACTGCAGTACGCGAATTACGCCGTAGACGTATCCTATAAGTCCAGTTCCAGCGCGAGTGCCGGAGGTAATACTCCAACGGGCACCGCGTCCGGGACGGTGAACGTTCCACCCCAGTCCAGCCAGCCCAGCGGTTCGGGGAAAGTGACGGCCAAGATTGGCAGATGCACGGAAGGAAGCAGCGTCGCCTCGGCCGTGCCAGTGGTAAATGGCGGAGATGTCGCCGCCGTATCAGTAGATTCCGCGCTTATTTTGCAAGGAGAATTCCAGTACTAAGGTATATATAAGGCGAGGCTTTAGAGCCACTCATGGCCTCGCCTTTCTGGCTTTATTCCAATTGTATTTAAGTTAATTTCATAGTTCGATGTTAGTCTTCTACCCCAGTGATTTTCTGACGTAAACCTATCCTTCATAAGGGGGGCCTGGGCATGCGCGGCGGAATTCGGTTAGTACGGACCATCGGGTGGGTGTTGCTTCTGGCGGCCCCGAGTTTAGGGTTGTCGGCGGCCGAGCTGGACGCTGCGCTGCCGCGGGAGTTACAGACGGCTGTGAGCGCCAACCTAAGGAAGGTTAAAGTTGCGGAGGGAGGCTATACCACGCTCAATCCCGGCCACGGCCTCGCCGTGCGCTTCCGCGAGGGCGGGTTGACTGTCAGCCCGCTGGGTAAGCCGGCGGCGGCCAACAGGGCACCGGCCTGGCGTTGGGGGATGAAACTCACTGGCTATGGCACCCCCTCGGCGATTCGGCCGGTGGCGCCTGCCACAGCCGTCGCGGCGGGCCAGCGGCTCGAATACCGCCGCGGTGCCGTGACGGAATGGTACGAAAATCGTCCGGAAGGGCTGGAGCAGGGCTTCACGTTGGCGGAACCGCCCGCGCCGGGGGCGGAGGCCCTGGTGTTGAGCTTGGCGGTGGAGGGTGGGCTGAAGCCTCAGATCGCTTCACGATCGCAAGCCATCGAATTCCGCGACGGCACCGGAATCCCCACCCTGCAGTACAAAGATCTCAAAGTCGTAGACGCGACTGGTCAAGTCCTTCAGGCACACTTCGTCCTGTCTGCAGAGACAGTACAGATCCACGTTGACGCCCGTGGCGCCGCTTGGCCCGTCGTGGTCGATCCGCTGGTGACCAGCGAGCAGATTCTAGCGGTATCGAGCAAGACAGCGAATGCTCAGATCGGGTGGTCGGTGGCGTTGTCGGGAGACACCGCTCTCGTTGGTATGCCTTATGCGGATCCCGGCAGCGTCAC
This portion of the Methylococcus mesophilus genome encodes:
- a CDS encoding putative Ig domain-containing protein produces the protein MATRDGLGLLADTLSTGGYHACGLKSDGTVICWGDDSEGQASPPSGTFTQVSAGRFFSCGLKTDGTLACWGNNRYGQAEPPSDTFIQVSAGYVSACGVKTDGTAACWGNNTRGQINVPSGTYRQVAVTGYFACGLKFDGTLNCWGDNTYGQATAPTGTFLQVSVGLYHACALKTDGSVACWGDNANGQASAPGDTFTEVQTGYDYSCGLKTNGKAVCWGNDSQGQSSAPNDRVFTLLSSGAYFACGVTLKGTAACWGDDSYGQASPPPDVFNPRQLSAGAAFTCELDATGVPSCWGSNSGGATDAPADNFFQISSGRASSCALPAEDATPVCWGTNSKATQPPAGTLFTQLSTGELHGCGIRATGGAECWTMEWDTTPGGLIQVSAGQQANCGVRSNSTAICWGWTKYANSTPAGTFLQVTAANGNAGEGGDFGCGVRTDGTLACWGDNTYGQATPPAGNFSLVDAGGLHACGLRTDGSVACWGDNSHGESTPPSGTFTQLAAGWGFTCGLRTQGTVACWGDDASGQAPRPSIRPEALPPAGLGVSYSQALVMDGGVNYTPPQPLFSLVGGKLPNGLLLSAAGILSGTPTAEGTSNFTVNATDENGFAASRSYTLTVSSATSSVLSQGKRGRQKVHRPKRHGLVQGIR